The sequence TTGTCTATGATGGCGGAGAAGTGGGCCACCCGCCAAATCGCCCTACTCTTGTTAAGGAGTTGCATAATGATTGGGAGACAAGTTCTGCTGCTCGGGGCATCGTTGGTTGGCTCATTGCTATTTATGGACCAGCGGAGTGCCACTGCCGAATCCGTTGGCCCGATTGTGCGGATAGCAGAACTGGAAATTGACCCGGCGCAGCTTGACGCCTACAGGGCCGCGCTCAAAGAAGAAATTGAGACCTCGATTCGCATAGAGCCGGGGGTCTTGACGCTGCTCGCCGTTTCGCTCAAGGAACATCCTGAACAAATTAGATTGTTCGAGACCTACAAGGATGCCGCTGCATACGAATCGCATATCCAGAGTCCACATTTCAAAACATACAAAACTCGCACTGGGCAGATGGTCAAATCTCTCAGGTTGGTGGAAACCGACCCAATTCTACTCGGCTCAAAATCGAAATGAACTCCCGAGCACACTCCTACGCGCGGGGTGCCCAGGTAACTCGGGGTGCCCCATTCATTCGCGTACTTTGCGAATGAGTGAGCGAAGCGTGGTGCTTCCGTCAGTAAAGTGTTCCATCGGACGCGCCTTGATCTCCAGCGGCCAATCCTGAAAGTTGACGCGGACCAGACCCTTCTCACCACAGTAGTACGAACGGAAGCTGCTCCACCGCCATTGATCCGGTTGTTCGACGAGTCCGCGATTGACCGGGTTACGATGCATGTAGCGCAGCTTCTCAATGCGCTTTCGTTCAGTCCAAACGTTGAAATCGTAGAAACGCTTCTGCCAGATAGGGTCAGGAATAGAATCCCAGAGCGCGATCTGGGCCGGGTGAATTCGTTTTCGGGGTTGGTTGACGCGTCGTGCAAAACGCTGTTTGATCACTTTCATCACCACCGAAGGATCGCCGACTTCGGGTTCGGTGATGAGCAGATGGAAATGTTCCGGCATGACGACATATCCGTGCACGACGAAGCGGTACTTACGGCGTGTTTCTTCGAGGATTGTCAGGAACAGGTCGCGGCGTTTGGCGGTTCGCAATTGCGCTTGCCGGCGATAGCAACTGCACGTAATAAAATGCAGGTCTTGGTTGCCGTAATAGCGAATGAGTCCTTTGGTCACTCGGTTAGAGTAGTGGTCGGACGGCAGGGCGTCGGTGATCCCGATACATCGTGATGGTGACAAAACCCACACATCGCAACGAACGCGATGTGTGGGGCACCCTCGAATGTATGGGCCACCCGCCAGCACTTGGCAAGTAACCACCTAGTCTGGTGCTTGAACCGCGAACGCCCAACAGCTTGTTACCCCCCTGCTGATCCGCAAGACTCCCTGGGATGAAGAAGCCACTGGTCTTGGCGTATCATTTCGCTGTTCGCTATGAGGCACCGGCATAGGGTCTGCCAAAAACAGCGAAACAGTCTAGCTTGGAGCTAAACCAGATGCCACTTCGAGGTCCCGACGATGAGGATAGGAGAAAACTGCATCAGGAGATTACGCAAGTTGTAAATCAGCGGTTGCTGGTCACCACGTTCGCCGTGACGGTGTTTGGGGCCGTTGTCGCCTGGTCCTTCCCGCAAATGGATGCAGGAAAGGTGGCAGTTCCTGAAAGACCGTTCATAGCCTCCGTTGTGTTAAACGTGATTCTCACCGCTCTCCTCTGGTTACACCACGAACTAATATTGTGGGCTAGAACTCTGACAACCTATCTGCAAGAAACGGAAGACTCCGGCTGGGAAGCAGACTGGGCAGAGTTTCGAAGACATGAGGAATTTGAGTATGAAGGCTACAGCAAACCCCAAATGAATGTGTTCAAATCGCTCGGAATTATCAGTTTAGTTTTTCCGTGGGCTCTTTGCTTGCTCTATTTGCCCCCGGTGGACCTCGCGCATCGCGTGTATCACCCGGCTGATGCATTCCAAGGTGTGATTTTATGGTGCACCGGCATTCATCTGAGGAGCTACGTCTCAGCCCTTCTTTCTTGTGCGACTGGCTACATCTACTTGAGGTTCTGTAAGGAATGGGGTGGC is a genomic window of Acidobacteriota bacterium containing:
- a CDS encoding antibiotic biosynthesis monooxygenase, whose amino-acid sequence is MIGRQVLLLGASLVGSLLFMDQRSATAESVGPIVRIAELEIDPAQLDAYRAALKEEIETSIRIEPGVLTLLAVSLKEHPEQIRLFETYKDAAAYESHIQSPHFKTYKTRTGQMVKSLRLVETDPILLGSKSK